The Jannaschia sp. M317 genomic interval TGGTGGGCAGGCCCAGCACGTTGAGGCTGGAGGTGGTGCCCTCGGTCACCGTCAGGGTGCTGGAGCCGTAGTCCGGGGTGATCGTGCCTTCCTCGGTCGGGATGCGCGGGGACAGGTCGGAAAAGGCAAAGCCGCGGATCGCGCGCCCGTCTTCGAAGTCGCGCAGCGTGGTCGTGCCCCCCGCATGGTGGATCAGCAGGTCGCCATTGCCATCGTTGCCCAGGCGGATCTGTTCCGACGTGCCGGTGAAATCGAAGCTGTAGGGATAGCCGTCATACTGGATCGTGGTGACGATGGTGAAATCGTAAAGACCGTCCCCGGTGCGGATCGTTTCCTTGCGGAAATAGGTGACGATCCAGGGGTGGTTCACCTCGGAGCCGAGGCTGTCGGGGATCCAGAAGTTGCGGTTGCTCAGAAGGGTCATTCAAACTCCGGAATGCGGAACGGGGGGCAGCCTGTCCAGAAGGGGCCGTCCCGGCGCCTTCTGTCAACTGCGGGCGGGTCGGCTGCGTCAGCCCGTCAGGTCGAAGATCTGGCCATTCAGGCGCAGGTTGATCTGATCCTGCCCGTCGCCATCCACCAATGCCCAGAGGATCTGACCTGTGGGGCGATAGATCACAAAGGCCTCGGCCACGTCGCCCGCGCCCGCTGTGGGGGTGGTCGTCGTGTTGATCTGGAACTGCGCACGGGTGGCATTGCCGCCGTAGGCCAGCACATCGCCCTGGGCGGCGTTGTAGTCCTGGATCCAGTCCGATCCGTGGTCGCGCACGCCCAGGTGAAAGAACGTGTCGGCATTGGCCCCGCCATTGACCCGGTCGGACCCGAAGCCGCCGTTGACGAAATCCATCCCGTCGCCGCCGAAGATCACATCGCCAAAGGCGGATCCGGTCAACGTGTCGTTGCCGGTGCCCCCGATCACCGTATCCGCGCCGAACCCGCCCGCGATGCTGTCGTTGCCTGCGTCGCCGCGCAGCTCGTCGTTGCCGTGCCCGCCGTCGATGGTGTCATTGCCGGCACCGCCGAAGATCACGTCGCGCAGGTCGTCGATGGTCTCGCCGCCAAGGATCAGGTCGGCATCGGCGCCGCCCGTGATCGTGTCGGCCCCGTCGCCCCCCAGCAGGGTGTCGCGCCCGGCATCGCCCGACAGGCTGTCGTTGCCCGCGCCGCCGTCCAGCTGATCGTTGGCGCCGCCGCCCTCCAGCGTGTCATTGCCCGCCGCGCCGAACAGCAGGTCGACGCCGTTGGTCCCGGTCTGCCGGTCGCCGCCGGTGCCGCCGATCCGCAGGTTGGCGTTCGACAGGGTCAGCTGGTTCAATCCGAAGACCTGACCGTTGAAGCTCAGGAATTCGACTTCGCGCAGAAGATCCACACCGCCGCGCGGTGTGACCACCAGCAGGCCCTGGGCGGAGTTGAAGAAATGCACCTCGTTCGGCCCGGCGGCAAAGACCGCCAGGTCGCCGGGGCCCAGGTCGCCCACGGTGTTCCGGTTCGGTCCGCCGATCAGCACGTCGAACCCCTGGCCGCCGACCAGCGTGTCGCTGCCGTCGCCGCCCAGGATCGTGTCGTTGCCCGCGCCCCCCTCCAGGTAGTCCGACGACAACGGCCCCTGCACCAGAGAGCGCCCGATCAGCGTGTCGTCAAAGCGCGTGCCGATCAGCCCTTCGATCCCGCCCATCTGATCGCCTGCGGCATAGCCGGTGCCCTGGTTGCCGTCCGAGAATTCCAGATCCGCGACCAGACCTGCGGGGGCATTGGCATAGGAAACGATGTCGCGGTCCGAAATCGGCCCGTCATCGGTGATCTGATCGGCCCCCGCCCCGGCCAGGTACAGGTCCGACCCCGGCCCGCCCGACAGGATGTTGGTCCCGTCGCCGCCATCGAGCGTGTCGTTGCCGCCAAAGCCGAAGATCGTGTTGAACCCCGGCCCCCCGGTCAGCACATCGGCCCCGTCGAAACCCAGGATGTCGGCCCCCGGCACCAGCGCGGTGGAGGCATGGTTGAACTGGCTCAGGAAGGCGCGGCCCGGATCGCCGCTGCGCGCCTGGTAGGAGGCCAGGATCGACTGGCCGAGGGCCGCTGCCGACATGCCTTCTGGGATGGTGACGATGGCGTTGGGTTTCAGCTGGGCGGGGTCGTTCTGCACGATCTGGATCTGGGCCTGGATGCGCGCCCGCTCGGCGGCGGTATTGGCCAGCGCCAGAGCGTTGATCAGATCGTCGAGCGCATCATTGAACCGCACGGTCATCCCGGTGATCGTGCCCCCGGTCAGAAGCGGGATGCTGCCCACGCCGCCCGGCGTGGTCGCGGTCTGCACCGTCAACCCGGTGCCGGTGAAGGTGATCGCGCCCAGGTTGCCAAAGTCGCGCAGGGTGACCTGGGTGGGCGTGGCCTGATCGACGACGACCGGGGTGAGGGGGCCGCCGAGTTCCACGCCGCGGCCTGCGAAATAGCCCTCGACGCCGCGGAACATGTCCGATCCGCCGCGCAGAAATGTGCTGATCCACTGCATGTCCGTGCCCCTCCGGCTGGTCCGGCCGGGTGAGGCCGGAACTGGTCCGAGTGTCGCCCCGTCCTCCCGCCTGCGTCAATCCGCCAGGTCCCCCCCGTTCAAAGGGGCCTCAGGCGGTCAGATCAAACACCTGTGCCCCCAGCCGCAGATTGATTTGATCCTGCCCGTCTCCGTCGACCAGCGCCCAGAGGATCTGACCGGTGGGGCGATAGATCACGAAGGCCTCCTGCACGTCGCCCGCGCCCGCGCCCGCCGTGGTGGCGGTGTTGACCTGGAACTGATCGCGGGTGGCGGTGCCGCCGAATTGCAGCACGTCGCCCTGGGCCGCATTGTAATCGCCCTGGGCCGCATTGTAATCCTGGATCCAGTCGGAGCCGTGCTCCGCCACGCCCAGATGATAGAACGTGTCGGCTCCGCGCCCACCGTTCGCCCGGTCCGACCCGAAGCCGCCGTTGATGAAATCCATCCCGTAGCCGCCGAACAGCAGATCGCCGAAGGCCCCGCCGGAGAGGATGTCGTCGCCCGCGCCTCCGATCACCGTGTCGGCACCCCGCCCGCCCAGGATGGTGTCGTTGCCCGCGTCGCCGCGCAGCTCGTCGTTGCCCGCGCCGCCGTCGAGGTGGTCGTTGCCCGCGCCGCCGAACAGCCAATCCGCCTGGTCGGCCTCGGTGTCGCCGGTCTGGCGCGCGCCGAACAGCCAGTCGTCGCCCCGGTCCCCGGTCAACGTGTCCTGCCCCAGCCCGCCTTCCAGCGTGTCGGCGCCGACCTCGCCCATCAGGGCGTCGGCCCCGGTGCCGCCGATCACGTGGTCGTCGCCGGACATGCCCGCGATGCGCTGCGCGGTCGTCTCGGACGAGAGGTCGCGGCTGTCGTCGTCCGTGGTCAGGGAGGTCACGGGGTAGACACGCGTGGTTCCCCCGATCGTCCAGCCGTAGGTCTGGGTCAGGGTCTCAAAGGCCGCGACATCGCTGTAGCGCAGCCCATGGGCCCCGAGTGTCACACCGGTCGGGATCGCCTCCTCTCCGGGGTCGAGCCGCGCCCACCCCGCCAGCGTGGCGTCGAAGTTGGCGATGCTCATCGCGGACCAGTTGAACATGTTGAAGGCCTCTTCGAGGGAGGAGATGTCCCACCC includes:
- a CDS encoding calcium-binding protein — encoded protein: MQWISTFLRGGSDMFRGVEGYFAGRGVELGGPLTPVVVDQATPTQVTLRDFGNLGAITFTGTGLTVQTATTPGGVGSIPLLTGGTITGMTVRFNDALDDLINALALANTAAERARIQAQIQIVQNDPAQLKPNAIVTIPEGMSAAALGQSILASYQARSGDPGRAFLSQFNHASTALVPGADILGFDGADVLTGGPGFNTIFGFGGNDTLDGGDGTNILSGGPGSDLYLAGAGADQITDDGPISDRDIVSYANAPAGLVADLEFSDGNQGTGYAAGDQMGGIEGLIGTRFDDTLIGRSLVQGPLSSDYLEGGAGNDTILGGDGSDTLVGGQGFDVLIGGPNRNTVGDLGPGDLAVFAAGPNEVHFFNSAQGLLVVTPRGGVDLLREVEFLSFNGQVFGLNQLTLSNANLRIGGTGGDRQTGTNGVDLLFGAAGNDTLEGGGANDQLDGGAGNDSLSGDAGRDTLLGGDGADTITGGADADLILGGETIDDLRDVIFGGAGNDTIDGGHGNDELRGDAGNDSIAGGFGADTVIGGTGNDTLTGSAFGDVIFGGDGMDFVNGGFGSDRVNGGANADTFFHLGVRDHGSDWIQDYNAAQGDVLAYGGNATRAQFQINTTTTPTAGAGDVAEAFVIYRPTGQILWALVDGDGQDQINLRLNGQIFDLTG